From Quercus lobata isolate SW786 chromosome 1, ValleyOak3.0 Primary Assembly, whole genome shotgun sequence, one genomic window encodes:
- the LOC115954091 gene encoding uncharacterized protein LOC115954091 — MGKNTTSNPEAKKARALWDNNSSWTTTFCNLCVEQIQLGNRNKGVAFKTIGWTNIVTKFCDETGQNYDREQLKSRWDVLKGDWRLWEKLRMHDTGLGWDTAKGTILAPDDWWDRKLKELPKAKKFREKGLQNLEQLDIMFRDVAATGEAAWTPSSNTLPPTMPQEGAGDSDGSSEFKDNQCDMSLDIDSLQQEHTSQSRSSGLKRTSESIPSQKKKKKIGGAVMLDNRISELITVCKNKSEGTSRESPSSVDNVMAIVRALPGVDSSDSDDDSDSDSDDDDSNDDSDEFYQLVVVTCEAVVTYFNKYINKTPCYDSEQTGWVWVRRCMEGNEKLCYNMFRMKKEVFLNLCQVLERDFGLQHSRNIRLEESVAICLMILGHGTCNRMVQEIFQHSGETISRHFEKMITLLGARFAAAYVKPSDPTFSEVPTKIQDHPIYWPHFKDCIGAIDGTHVTAVVPTEKSIPYFGRKGYPTQNVMAACDFDMLFTFVLPGWEGAAHDTHIFLDTIRKQSNNFPHPPPGKYYVVDSGYPMMKGYLAPYKGISYHLQDFRRRGGSPRTRHEKFNHAHSSLRCTIERTFGVWKNKWRIIRNMPSFPFHIQILIVSATMALHNFVRLNDRDDRGFINANRDSISRRENNSEADSSYEQNLGSLTNPAMVVLRDSIANSIWGDNN; from the exons ATGGGTAAAAACACAACTTCCAACCCCGAGGCAAAAAAGGCTAGAGCATTATGGGATAATAATTCAAGCTGGACCACTACTTTTTGTAATCTTTGTGTGGAACAGATTCAACTTGGGAATAGGAATAAAGGTGTTGCCTTTAAGACCATAGGTTGGACCAATATAGTGACCAAATTTTGTGATGAAACCGGTCAAAATTATGATAGGGAGCAATTAAAAAGTAGGTGGGATGTGTTAAAAGGTGATTGGAGATTGTGGGAAAAATTGAGGATGCATGACACAGGTTTAGGTTGGGATACAGCGAAGGGAACAATTCTTGCTCCTGATGATTGGTGGGACCGAAAGTTGAAG GAATTACccaaagctaaaaaatttcGAGAGAAAGGTCTACAGAATCTAGAACAACTTGATATAATGTTTAGGGATGTTGCAGCAACTGGAGAAGCTGCATGGACCCCTTCTTCAAATACACTCCCTCCAACAATGCCACAAGAGGGTGCTGGTGATTCGGATGGTAGCTCCGAATTTAAGGATAATCAATGTGACATGAGTTTAGACATTGATAGTTTGCAACAAGAACATACTAGTCAATCACGTAGTTCAGGACTTAAGCGAACTAGTGAATCAATACCCTcacagaaaaaaaagaagaagataggagGAGCTGTAATGTTGGACAATCGTATTAGTGAATTAATAACTGTATGTAAGAATAAGTCTGAAGGTACTTCTCGAGAGTCACCAAGTTCAGTTGATAATGTCATGGCGATTGTGAGAGCACTTCCTGGAGTGGATAGTAG TGATAGTGATGATGACAGTGACAGtgattctgatgatgatgatagtaaCGACGATTCTGATGAGTTTTACCAGCTTGTGGTAGTTACCTGTGAAGCAGTTGTGACATATTTCAATAAGTACATTAATAAGACTCCTTGTTATGATTCTGAACAAACAGGGTGGGTTTGGGTGAGACGTTGTATGGAAGGTAATGAGAAATTGTGTTACAACATGTTTAGAATGAAAAAGGAGGTGTTTCTTAATTTGTGTCAAGTTTTAGAACGTGACTTTGGACTTCAACATTCAAGGAATATAAGATTAGAAGAGTCAGTGGCAATCTGTTTAATGATACTTGGTCATGGAACATGTAACCGAATGGTTCAAGAAATATTTCAACATTCGGGTGAAACCATAAGTAGACATTTTGAGAAGATGATCACTCTGTTGGGTGCTCGCTTTGCAGCTGCATATGTAAAGCCTTCGGATCCAACTTTTAGTGAAGTTCCAACCAAAATACAAGACCATCCAATTTATTGGCCACATTTCAAA gATTGCATCGGTGCGATTGATGGCACACATGTGACAGCGGTTGTACCTACTGAGAAGTCCATTCCATACTTTGGAAGAAAGGGATATCCAACCCAAAATGTGATGGCTGCATGTGATTTTGATATGTTATTCACATTTGTTTTGCCTGGATGGGAAGGTGCAGCACACGacactcacatttttcttgataCTATTCGTAAACAGAGTAACAACTTTCCGCATCCACCACCAG ggaaATATTATGTAGTTGATTCTGGATACCCAATGATGAAAGGTTATTTGGCACCATACAAAGGGATATCATACCATCTTCAAGACTTTCGAAGGAGAGGTGGAAGCCCTAGAACTAGACATGAAAAATTTAATCATGCTCACTCATCTCTTCGATGTACGATTGAGCGCACTTTTGGTGTGTGGAAGAATAAATGGAGAATTATCAGAAACATGCCATCTTTTCCATTCCATATCCAAATACTTATTGTATCTGCTACTATGGCTCTTCATAATTTTGTTAGACTAAATGATAGGGATGATAGGGGCTTCATAAATGCCAATCGAGATTCAATTTctagaagagaaaataatagTGAAGCAGATAGCAGTTATGAGCAGAATTTAGGATCTTTAACAAACCCTGCAATGGTGGTTCTTCGTGATTCCATTGCTAATTCCATTTGGGGGGATAATAATTAG